From one Bacteroides fragilis NCTC 9343 genomic stretch:
- a CDS encoding lysophospholipid acyltransferase family protein gives MKSKLLYLLTYVGMWLLAVLPFPVLYALSDFIYFWLYHVIGYRRKVVRTNLKNSFPEKSAAELKAIERKFFHYLCDYMLEDVKMLRMSEKELCKRMTYENKETYLRMIDERGGIVLLIPHYANFEWITGMGMIMRPGDVPVQVYKPLKDVYLDGLFKYIRARFGGYNVPKHSTAREVIKLKRAGKKMAIGLITDQSPNMHEAHYWTTFLNQDTVFMDGAERIAKMMDFPVFYCELRKERRGYCRVDFDLVTDRPKETADGEITEIFARRLEQTIRKEPAYWLWSHKRWKLKRPEKKNE, from the coding sequence ATGAAATCGAAACTCCTCTATTTGTTGACCTATGTAGGAATGTGGCTTTTGGCTGTTCTTCCGTTTCCGGTATTGTATGCACTGTCCGATTTTATCTATTTCTGGCTGTATCATGTGATCGGTTACCGGAGGAAGGTGGTACGTACCAACCTGAAGAACTCTTTTCCGGAAAAGTCGGCAGCAGAATTGAAGGCCATCGAACGCAAGTTCTTTCATTATCTTTGCGACTATATGCTCGAAGATGTGAAAATGCTGCGCATGTCGGAGAAAGAACTTTGCAAACGGATGACCTACGAGAATAAGGAAACCTACCTCCGGATGATAGACGAACGGGGCGGGATTGTCCTGTTGATACCCCATTACGCTAATTTTGAGTGGATTACGGGTATGGGAATGATTATGCGTCCGGGCGATGTGCCCGTGCAGGTATACAAGCCCTTGAAAGATGTCTATCTGGATGGACTCTTTAAATACATCCGTGCCCGTTTCGGAGGATATAATGTTCCGAAACACTCTACCGCCCGCGAAGTGATTAAGTTGAAGCGTGCCGGCAAGAAGATGGCCATCGGACTGATTACCGACCAATCGCCCAATATGCATGAAGCCCATTATTGGACTACTTTCTTGAATCAGGATACGGTATTTATGGATGGTGCCGAACGTATCGCCAAGATGATGGATTTTCCGGTTTTCTATTGCGAGCTGCGGAAGGAGCGGAGAGGATATTGCCGGGTAGACTTCGATCTGGTAACCGACCGTCCGAAGGAGACAGCCGACGGGGAGATTACCGAAATATTTGCCCGCAGACTGGAACAGACCATCCGGAAAGAACCGGCCTATTGGCTATGGTCGCATAAGCGTTGGAAACTGAAACGCCCCGAAAAGAAAAATGAATAG
- the rpsF gene encoding 30S ribosomal protein S6, translated as MNQYETVFILTPVLSDVQMKEAVEKFKGILQAEGAEIINEENWGLKKLAYPIQKKSTGFYQLIEFNAEPTVIDKLELNFRRDERVIRFLTFRMDKYAAEYAAKRRSVKSNKKED; from the coding sequence AATCAATACGAAACCGTTTTCATTTTAACTCCCGTTTTGTCTGATGTTCAGATGAAGGAAGCGGTAGAAAAATTCAAAGGCATTCTTCAGGCTGAAGGTGCTGAGATTATCAATGAAGAAAACTGGGGACTGAAGAAACTGGCTTATCCAATCCAGAAGAAGTCTACAGGATTCTATCAGTTGATTGAGTTCAATGCAGAACCTACTGTAATTGACAAGTTGGAATTAAATTTCCGTCGTGATGAACGTGTAATCCGTTTCTTGACTTTCAGAATGGATAAATACGCTGCAGAATATGCTGCAAAGAGAAGAAGTGTTAAATCAAACAAAAAGGAGGATTAA
- a CDS encoding glycosyltransferase family 2 protein, with protein sequence MNRISVVILNWNGCEMLRSFLPSVLRYSEAEGVEVCVADNGSTDQSVEMLRREFPSVRRILLDGNHGFADGYNLALRQVEAEYVVLLNSDVEVTGQWLQPMAAYLDAHPEVAACQPKIRSWRQKEWFEYAGAAGGFIDRYGYPFCRGRVMGVVEADRGQYDTVLPIFWATGAAMFIRLADYREAGGLDGRFFAHMEEIDLCWRLRARGRGIVCIPQSVVYHVGGATLKKENPHKTFLNFRNNLVMLYKNLPDRELAGVMRVRCWLDYIAAATFALKGQPANAKAVVRARREFKLLRDSFRDARAENLRKTSSHFIPERIKSSILVQFYVKGRKFFSQLSDLKG encoded by the coding sequence ATGAATAGGATATCTGTCGTTATATTGAACTGGAACGGTTGCGAGATGCTCCGTTCGTTTCTTCCCTCCGTGCTTCGATATTCGGAGGCTGAAGGTGTGGAAGTCTGTGTGGCTGATAACGGTTCTACGGATCAGTCGGTGGAGATGCTGCGCCGCGAGTTTCCCTCGGTACGCCGGATTCTGCTGGATGGGAATCATGGTTTTGCAGATGGGTACAATCTTGCCCTTCGGCAGGTGGAGGCCGAGTATGTGGTGTTGCTCAATTCCGATGTCGAGGTGACCGGACAGTGGTTGCAACCGATGGCTGCCTATTTGGACGCCCATCCTGAGGTGGCTGCCTGCCAGCCGAAGATACGCAGTTGGCGACAAAAAGAATGGTTCGAATATGCCGGAGCTGCCGGCGGATTCATCGACCGCTACGGATATCCGTTTTGTCGGGGAAGGGTGATGGGAGTAGTCGAAGCGGACCGAGGGCAATATGACACCGTACTGCCGATATTCTGGGCTACCGGTGCCGCCATGTTCATCCGTCTGGCGGACTATCGCGAAGCGGGAGGACTGGACGGACGCTTCTTTGCCCACATGGAAGAGATCGATCTTTGTTGGAGACTCCGTGCCCGCGGACGTGGAATTGTTTGCATCCCCCAAAGTGTGGTCTATCATGTAGGAGGAGCCACGTTGAAGAAGGAGAATCCGCACAAGACCTTCCTCAATTTTCGTAATAACCTTGTCATGCTTTACAAGAATCTTCCGGACAGAGAACTGGCCGGAGTGATGCGTGTACGTTGCTGGCTCGATTACATCGCGGCTGCTACGTTTGCGCTTAAAGGGCAGCCGGCCAATGCGAAAGCGGTGGTTCGTGCCCGTCGCGAATTCAAGTTGTTACGTGACAGTTTCCGGGATGCAAGAGCGGAGAATCTCAGAAAAACTTCCTCACACTTTATTCCCGAACGGATAAAAAGTAGTATCTTAGTGCAATTCTATGTGAAAGGGCGGAAGTTCTTTTCACAATTATCAGATTTAAAAGGATGA
- a CDS encoding PG1828 family lipoprotein: MKKLVLMFVAIAAVSFASCGNKAADAEKATADSIRIADSIAAVEAAAAEAAAQAADTIAADTTVVTETVVAE, from the coding sequence ATGAAAAAATTAGTTTTGATGTTCGTAGCTATCGCAGCAGTATCATTCGCATCTTGTGGTAACAAAGCAGCTGACGCTGAAAAAGCAACTGCAGATTCTATCCGTATCGCTGACTCTATCGCAGCAGTAGAAGCAGCTGCAGCTGAAGCAGCAGCTCAGGCAGCTGATACTATCGCAGCTGACACTACAGTAGTAACTGAAACTGTTGTAGCTGAATAA
- the mtaB gene encoding tRNA (N(6)-L-threonylcarbamoyladenosine(37)-C(2))-methylthiotransferase MtaB produces the protein MIDTTVFQDKTAVYYTLGCKLNFSETSTIGKILREAGVRTARKGEKADLCIVNTCSVTEMADKKCRQAIHRLVKQHPGAFVVVTGCYAQLKPGDVAKIEGVDVVLGAEQKKDLLQYLGDLHKHEGGEAYTTATKDIRSFAPSCSRGDRTRFFLKVQDGCDYFCSYCTIPFARGRSRNGTIASLVEQARQAAAEGGKEIVLTGVNIGDFGKSTGETFFDLVKALDRVEGIERYRISSIEPNLLTDEIIEYVSRSRSFMPHFHIPLQSGSDEVLQLMRRRYGTELFASKIAKIKEVMPDAFIGVDVIVGTRGETAGYFEKAYEFIHGLDVTQLHVFSYSERPGTQALKIDHVVTPEEKHQRSQCLLALSDEKTKAFYARYIGQTMPVLMEKPKAGAPMHGFTANYIRVEVESDAALDNKVVNVLLGDFNEEGTALKGTITQ, from the coding sequence ATGATAGATACCACTGTATTTCAAGATAAGACAGCCGTTTATTATACATTAGGCTGCAAACTGAATTTCTCAGAGACTTCGACGATTGGTAAAATCCTGCGTGAGGCAGGTGTACGTACAGCCCGGAAAGGTGAAAAGGCTGACCTTTGTATTGTCAACACGTGTTCGGTGACCGAGATGGCGGACAAGAAATGCCGTCAGGCCATTCATCGGCTGGTGAAACAACATCCCGGCGCTTTTGTGGTGGTGACAGGTTGCTATGCCCAGTTAAAACCCGGCGATGTGGCAAAGATAGAGGGAGTGGACGTTGTGCTCGGTGCGGAACAGAAGAAAGATTTGCTTCAGTATCTGGGCGACCTGCATAAGCACGAAGGAGGAGAAGCCTATACGACCGCTACAAAAGATATCCGTTCGTTTGCACCGTCTTGTTCGCGAGGTGACCGTACCCGGTTTTTCCTTAAAGTGCAGGATGGTTGCGATTACTTCTGCTCTTATTGTACTATTCCCTTTGCCCGCGGACGAAGCCGTAACGGTACCATTGCTTCTTTGGTGGAACAGGCCCGGCAGGCTGCCGCCGAAGGCGGAAAGGAAATAGTGCTGACCGGAGTCAACATCGGCGATTTCGGAAAGTCCACCGGAGAGACCTTCTTTGATCTGGTAAAGGCCCTCGATCGGGTGGAAGGTATCGAACGTTATCGTATTTCTTCCATCGAACCCAATTTGCTGACGGATGAAATTATAGAATACGTATCCCGTTCACGCAGTTTCATGCCACATTTCCATATCCCTTTGCAGTCCGGTAGTGACGAAGTTCTCCAACTGATGCGTCGCCGCTATGGGACAGAACTTTTTGCTTCGAAGATTGCGAAGATAAAAGAGGTGATGCCCGATGCGTTTATCGGTGTGGATGTGATTGTAGGTACCCGGGGCGAAACTGCCGGGTACTTTGAGAAAGCTTATGAATTTATTCACGGACTGGACGTCACCCAGCTGCATGTGTTCAGCTATTCGGAACGTCCGGGAACCCAGGCCCTGAAAATAGACCATGTGGTGACTCCTGAAGAGAAACACCAGCGAAGCCAGTGTCTGCTTGCACTGTCGGATGAAAAAACAAAAGCCTTTTATGCCCGTTACATCGGGCAGACCATGCCTGTCTTGATGGAAAAGCCCAAAGCGGGAGCGCCGATGCATGGATTTACGGCAAACTATATCCGTGTGGAAGTGGAGAGTGACGCCGCGTTGGATAATAAAGTAGTGAATGTTCTTTTGGGAGATTTTAATGAAGAGGGTACCGCACTGAAAGGAACTATAACACAATAA
- the rplI gene encoding 50S ribosomal protein L9 — MEIILKEDVVNLGYKNDIVTVKSGYGRNYLIPTGKAVIASPSAKKMLAEELKQRAHKLEKIKKDAEALAAKLEGVSLTIATKVSSTGTIFGSVGNIQIAEELAKLGHEIDRKIIVVKDAVKEVGAYKAIVKLHKEVSVEIPFEVVAE, encoded by the coding sequence ATGGAAATTATATTGAAAGAAGACGTAGTAAACTTGGGTTATAAGAATGACATCGTAACTGTTAAGTCTGGTTATGGTCGTAATTACTTGATCCCCACTGGAAAAGCTGTTATTGCTTCTCCTTCTGCAAAGAAAATGTTGGCTGAAGAACTGAAACAACGTGCTCACAAACTTGAGAAAATCAAGAAAGATGCTGAAGCATTGGCTGCTAAGTTGGAAGGCGTATCATTGACTATCGCTACAAAAGTTAGCTCAACCGGTACTATCTTCGGTTCTGTTGGTAACATCCAGATTGCTGAGGAATTGGCTAAATTGGGTCACGAGATCGACAGAAAGATCATCGTTGTAAAAGACGCTGTGAAAGAAGTTGGTGCTTACAAAGCTATCGTTAAACTGCACAAAGAAGTTTCTGTAGAAATTCCTTTCGAAGTAGTAGCTGAATAA
- a CDS encoding methylglyoxal synthase: protein MEKLIRRIGLVAHDAMKKDLIEWVLWNSELLMGHKFYCTGTTGTLIQEALKEKHPDVEWDFTILKSGPLGGDQQMGSRIVDGEIDYLFFFTDPMTLQPHDTDVKALTRLASVENIVFCCNRSTADHIISSPLFLDPDYERTHPDYSGYTKRFENKPVVTEAVESVKKRKRKK from the coding sequence ATGGAAAAACTAATTCGAAGAATCGGGCTGGTAGCGCACGATGCTATGAAAAAAGACCTGATTGAATGGGTTCTTTGGAACTCGGAGTTATTGATGGGACATAAGTTTTATTGTACAGGTACCACCGGTACGCTGATACAGGAGGCATTGAAAGAGAAACATCCCGATGTGGAGTGGGATTTTACTATCCTGAAATCCGGTCCTCTGGGCGGCGACCAGCAGATGGGATCGCGTATTGTGGATGGAGAGATCGATTATCTTTTCTTCTTTACCGACCCGATGACTCTTCAGCCGCACGATACGGATGTGAAGGCACTGACCCGTCTGGCAAGTGTGGAAAACATCGTCTTTTGTTGCAACCGTTCCACTGCCGATCATATTATTTCAAGTCCGCTCTTCCTTGATCCGGACTATGAACGGACACATCCGGACTACTCGGGCTATACGAAACGTTTCGAGAATAAACCGGTGGTGACCGAGGCGGTAGAATCGGTGAAGAAAAGAAAGAGAAAGAAATAA
- the rpsR gene encoding 30S ribosomal protein S18: MAQQVQSEIRYLTPPSVDVKKKKYCRFKKSGIKYIDYKDPEFLKKFLNEQGKILPRRITGTSLKFQRRIAQAVKRARHLALLPFVTDMMK; encoded by the coding sequence ATGGCACAACAAGTTCAATCAGAAATCAGATATTTAACTCCGCCTTCAGTAGACGTTAAAAAGAAAAAATACTGCCGTTTCAAAAAGAGCGGTATCAAGTATATCGACTACAAAGATCCTGAATTCTTGAAGAAATTCTTGAATGAACAAGGTAAGATCCTTCCGCGCCGTATCACCGGTACTTCTTTGAAGTTCCAGCGTCGTATTGCGCAGGCTGTAAAGAGAGCACGTCACCTGGCGTTACTTCCATTTGTAACTGACATGATGAAATAA
- a CDS encoding long-chain fatty acid--CoA ligase → MIKENFIKLYENSFRENWDLPCYTNYGEPESYTYGEVAEEIAKLHLLFKHCSLRRGDKIAVIGKNNARWCIAYMATITYGAIIVPILQDFNPNDVHHIVNHSESVFLFTSDTIWENLEEERLTGIRAVFSLTDFRCLHQRDGETVQKFLKHIDQYMTDTYPKGFRKEDVLYTTLSNDKVMLLNYTSGTTGFSKGVMLTGNNLAGNVTFGIRTELLKKGDKVLSFLPLAHAYGCAFDFLTATAVGTHVTLLGKVPSPKIIMKAFEEVKPNLIITVPLVIEKIYKNVIQPIISKKGMKWALSIPLLDNQIYGQIRKKLIDALGGRFKEIIIGGAAMNPEVEEFFHKIKFPFTIGYGMTECGPLISYAPWDKFVPSSSGKILDIMEARIYKENPEAETGEIQVRGENVMTGYYKNPEATQEVFTKDGWLRTGDLGTMDDEGNIFIRGRLKTMILSSSGQNIFPEEIEAKLNNLPFILESLVIERNKKLVALVYADYEALDSLGLNHEDNLKTIMDENLKNLNNNVAAYEKVSQIQLYPTEFEKTPKRSIKRYLYNSIAED, encoded by the coding sequence ATGATAAAAGAAAACTTCATTAAACTCTACGAGAACAGTTTCCGTGAAAACTGGGATTTACCTTGCTACACCAACTATGGCGAACCGGAAAGTTATACCTACGGTGAAGTAGCCGAAGAAATAGCCAAACTTCATTTACTGTTCAAGCACTGTAGTTTGCGACGGGGAGATAAAATAGCCGTTATCGGAAAGAATAATGCCCGCTGGTGCATCGCTTACATGGCTACCATCACATACGGAGCCATCATAGTGCCCATCTTACAGGACTTCAATCCGAACGACGTACACCATATTGTCAATCATTCCGAATCCGTTTTCCTTTTCACCAGTGACACCATCTGGGAGAATCTGGAAGAAGAACGCCTGACGGGTATCCGTGCTGTCTTTTCACTGACCGACTTCCGTTGCCTGCACCAGAGGGACGGAGAAACAGTACAGAAATTCCTGAAGCATATCGATCAGTACATGACAGATACTTATCCAAAGGGATTCCGGAAAGAAGATGTGCTCTACACCACCCTGTCCAACGATAAGGTGATGCTGCTGAACTATACTTCCGGCACCACCGGATTCAGCAAAGGAGTGATGCTGACAGGCAACAACCTGGCCGGCAACGTGACTTTCGGTATCCGCACGGAACTGCTGAAAAAGGGTGATAAAGTGCTTTCTTTCCTTCCGCTGGCCCATGCTTATGGATGCGCCTTCGACTTTCTGACAGCCACGGCAGTCGGTACGCATGTAACCCTTCTCGGTAAAGTGCCCTCACCCAAAATCATCATGAAAGCATTCGAAGAGGTAAAACCGAATCTGATTATTACGGTACCGCTGGTCATCGAGAAAATCTATAAAAACGTGATCCAGCCTATCATCAGCAAAAAAGGAATGAAATGGGCCTTGAGCATTCCTCTACTGGATAATCAGATTTATGGCCAGATCCGCAAAAAGCTGATCGATGCGCTTGGCGGACGCTTCAAAGAAATCATTATCGGTGGAGCCGCCATGAACCCGGAAGTAGAAGAGTTTTTCCACAAAATCAAGTTCCCCTTCACCATTGGCTACGGCATGACGGAATGCGGTCCGCTTATCAGTTATGCTCCTTGGGACAAATTCGTCCCCTCTTCATCGGGCAAAATACTCGATATTATGGAAGCCCGCATCTATAAAGAGAATCCCGAAGCCGAGACCGGAGAGATTCAGGTACGGGGAGAGAACGTAATGACCGGATATTATAAGAACCCGGAAGCCACTCAGGAAGTGTTCACTAAAGACGGATGGTTGCGCACCGGTGACTTAGGCACCATGGATGACGAAGGCAATATCTTCATTCGCGGCCGACTGAAGACGATGATCCTCAGTTCAAGCGGACAGAACATCTTCCCCGAAGAAATCGAGGCTAAACTTAATAATCTTCCATTTATTCTTGAAAGTCTCGTGATCGAACGAAACAAAAAACTGGTTGCCCTGGTCTACGCCGATTATGAAGCTTTGGACTCTTTAGGACTCAACCACGAAGACAACTTAAAAACGATCATGGACGAGAATCTGAAGAATCTGAATAATAATGTAGCCGCCTACGAAAAAGTAAGCCAGATCCAACTCTACCCCACTGAGTTTGAGAAAACTCCGAAAAGAAGTATCAAACGCTATCTATATAACAGTATAGCAGAAGATTAG